The following proteins come from a genomic window of Candidatus Margulisiibacteriota bacterium:
- a CDS encoding zinc ribbon domain-containing protein: MPFYDYKCGSCGKKFEVQKGMNDKTIPRCPACQELAMRVFSAPALFGTSSSCGSCSSGNCSTGCGGQ, translated from the coding sequence ATGCCATTTTACGATTACAAATGCGGCAGCTGCGGTAAAAAATTCGAGGTCCAGAAGGGGATGAACGATAAAACAATTCCCCGTTGTCCGGCCTGCCAGGAATTGGCGATGCGAGTTTTTTCTGCTCCTGCTTTATTCGGAACTTCAAGCTCCTGCGGCAGCTGCAGTTCTGGTAATTGTTCTACGGGTTGCGGCGGACAATGA
- the glyS gene encoding glycine--tRNA ligase subunit beta — protein MSKISKPLNLLLELGCEEIPARFMPGFLADLKAKAEEKLKKERLVFDRVTTLGTNRRLVLFIENLASAQADLSEEVKGPPADIAFDQSGNPKPPAIGFAKSQGIDIKEIIVKPLGNKNYLFARIERRGSPTARLLPILLPEIIASLYQPLAMRWGDLDFKFIRPIHWIVALYGAKIVKFELAGVKTGNKTAPHHFVKNVGTGLVPVRTSGQPQGLSLQSYKNQLLKLGVIVDQQEREALVKAQIETAARKAGATAQVPADLLAEVNFLVENPIAYIGSFDPKFLEVPSEVLTTSMKKNQKYFPLIDKSGALAPRFIVVTNGCREKSVVEGNRKVLTARLADARFFFEEDKKLPLKMRTADLAGIVFFDKLGSLADKAERLARLAEYIGKQLALKNSSLALVDRIARLCKADLTTKMVYEFPELQGTMGQVYALLEGEDPIVAQGIFEHYLPRFGGDDLPLTPEGTTVALADRLDSLIGYFGVGAVPTGSEDPYGLRRAALGIIRIMLEKKLNLALDDAIEHGYKLYDKSLPAQDFARVKRQLLEFIFSRLKPALIDQGIRYDIADAVLADCSDVSLCADIAIAITKTANQKWFQDLVRSADRISRIAKEASRETVVTDDLIEKEEKELHDLYLKVNWETAAAARDGQWDKVLQKLAELTPAVDLFFDKILVMHQEERIKTNRLALLKGLEKSYRLAADFSKIVIDGDKK, from the coding sequence ATGTCGAAAATATCTAAGCCTCTCAATCTACTGCTCGAACTCGGCTGCGAAGAGATCCCGGCCCGTTTTATGCCGGGATTTTTGGCCGACCTCAAAGCCAAGGCGGAAGAAAAGCTGAAGAAGGAAAGGCTCGTTTTTGACCGGGTCACGACGTTAGGGACAAACCGCCGGCTGGTCTTGTTCATCGAAAATTTAGCCTCCGCCCAGGCCGACCTCTCCGAAGAGGTCAAAGGGCCGCCGGCCGATATCGCCTTTGACCAATCCGGCAACCCCAAGCCGCCCGCTATCGGGTTTGCTAAAAGCCAGGGGATCGATATCAAAGAGATCATCGTCAAACCGCTCGGCAATAAAAACTATTTGTTCGCCAGGATCGAACGGCGCGGATCGCCAACCGCCAGGCTTCTCCCCATCCTTCTGCCGGAGATCATCGCCTCGCTTTACCAGCCGCTCGCCATGCGCTGGGGAGACCTTGACTTCAAATTCATCCGCCCGATCCACTGGATCGTTGCCCTCTACGGCGCGAAGATCGTTAAATTCGAATTGGCCGGAGTCAAAACAGGAAACAAGACCGCTCCCCATCACTTTGTTAAAAATGTAGGGACAGGGCTTGTCCCTGTCCGAACTAGCGGACAGCCACAAGGGCTGTCCCTACAAAGTTATAAAAACCAACTTCTCAAACTCGGCGTGATCGTCGACCAGCAGGAACGGGAAGCGTTGGTCAAAGCACAAATTGAAACCGCCGCCAGGAAAGCCGGAGCGACCGCGCAGGTCCCGGCCGATCTTTTGGCTGAGGTCAATTTCCTGGTGGAAAACCCGATCGCTTATATCGGCTCTTTTGATCCCAAATTCCTGGAGGTCCCGTCCGAGGTCCTGACCACCTCCATGAAAAAGAACCAGAAATATTTTCCTTTGATCGACAAATCAGGCGCCCTCGCCCCCAGGTTCATTGTCGTCACCAACGGCTGCCGGGAGAAAAGTGTTGTCGAGGGGAACCGAAAGGTCCTGACCGCCCGGCTGGCGGACGCCCGCTTCTTTTTTGAAGAGGACAAAAAGCTGCCGCTCAAGATGAGGACCGCCGATCTGGCCGGGATCGTCTTTTTTGATAAGCTCGGCTCCCTGGCCGACAAAGCGGAGCGGCTCGCCAGGCTGGCCGAATATATCGGCAAGCAGCTGGCCCTTAAAAACAGCTCTTTGGCTCTGGTCGACCGGATCGCCCGCCTATGTAAGGCTGACCTAACCACAAAGATGGTTTACGAATTCCCCGAATTGCAGGGGACCATGGGGCAGGTCTACGCGCTCCTCGAGGGGGAAGACCCGATCGTCGCCCAGGGGATCTTTGAACACTACCTCCCCCGCTTTGGCGGAGACGATCTGCCGCTAACTCCCGAAGGAACGACCGTCGCCCTGGCCGACCGGCTCGATTCGCTGATCGGTTATTTTGGCGTAGGGGCGGTCCCGACCGGCTCCGAAGATCCATACGGCTTGCGCCGGGCAGCCCTCGGGATCATCCGGATCATGCTCGAGAAAAAGCTCAACCTCGCTCTGGACGATGCGATCGAACACGGGTATAAACTATACGACAAGAGCCTTCCTGCCCAGGACTTTGCCAGGGTCAAGCGGCAGCTGTTGGAGTTTATTTTCTCCCGGCTTAAACCAGCCTTGATCGACCAGGGAATTCGCTATGACATTGCCGACGCGGTCCTTGCCGATTGCTCGGATGTCAGCCTTTGCGCCGACATCGCAATTGCCATTACGAAAACGGCGAACCAGAAGTGGTTCCAGGATCTCGTCCGCTCCGCCGACCGGATCAGCCGGATCGCCAAAGAGGCCAGCCGGGAAACGGTCGTGACCGATGACCTGATCGAAAAGGAAGAAAAAGAACTGCACGACCTTTATTTGAAGGTCAATTGGGAAACGGCGGCGGCCGCACGCGACGGCCAATGGGACAAGGTTTTGCAAAAACTCGCCGAGTTGACCCCGGCGGTCGATCTTTTTTTCGACAAGATCCTGGTCATGCACCAGGAAGAGCGGATCAAGACCAACCGGTTAGCACTGTTAAAGGGTTTAGAAAAGAGCTATCGGCTCGCCGCCGACTTCAGTAAAATTGTGATTGACGGCGACAAGAAATGA
- a CDS encoding glycine--tRNA ligase subunit alpha, whose product MACYNCIVKQLSFQEIVQNLNNFWAGAGCAIRQPYDVEKGAATMSPATFFGVLGPKPWNVAYIDPVRRPTDGRYGENPNRLFHYFQYQVVMKPSPLAIQELYLDSLRAIGIDPAKHDVRFVEDNWESPTLGAWGTGWEVWAEGMEITQFTYFQECGGFPCKPVAVEITYGLERLAMFIQKVNSVYDIRWNDRVKYGEIYLPAEQQHSKYNFEAANIERLLQLFQLYEKEAWSLIDQKLVLPAYDYVLKCSHTFNLLDARGAVSVSERMGYILKIRKMARNCAKLYVENI is encoded by the coding sequence ATGGCATGTTATAATTGTATCGTGAAACAGCTTTCTTTTCAAGAAATCGTCCAAAACCTCAATAATTTCTGGGCCGGAGCGGGTTGCGCCATTCGCCAGCCTTACGACGTGGAAAAAGGGGCGGCTACCATGTCCCCCGCCACTTTTTTTGGCGTTCTCGGGCCCAAACCGTGGAACGTCGCTTATATCGATCCGGTCCGCCGGCCGACCGACGGCCGTTACGGAGAAAACCCAAACCGCCTCTTCCATTACTTTCAATATCAGGTCGTTATGAAACCGTCGCCACTGGCAATTCAGGAGCTCTACCTTGATTCTCTCCGGGCGATCGGCATTGATCCGGCCAAGCACGATGTCCGTTTTGTCGAAGATAACTGGGAATCGCCGACCCTGGGAGCCTGGGGGACAGGGTGGGAGGTCTGGGCCGAAGGGATGGAGATCACCCAGTTCACCTATTTTCAGGAATGCGGCGGGTTTCCCTGCAAACCGGTCGCGGTCGAGATCACTTACGGCCTGGAGCGGCTCGCCATGTTCATCCAGAAGGTGAACAGTGTGTATGACATCAGGTGGAATGACCGGGTCAAATACGGCGAAATTTATCTTCCGGCAGAACAACAACATTCAAAATATAATTTTGAGGCGGCCAACATAGAACGGCTCCTCCAGCTTTTCCAGCTCTATGAAAAAGAAGCCTGGTCGCTGATCGACCAAAAACTCGTCCTCCCCGCCTATGATTACGTCTTAAAATGCTCCCACACTTTCAACCTGCTTGATGCCCGGGGGGCGGTCTCGGTCAGCGAACGGATGGGTTATATTCTGAAGATCAGAAAAATGGCGCGCAACTGCGCGAAATTATATGTCGAAAATATCTAA